A window of Streptomyces sp. DG1A-41 contains these coding sequences:
- a CDS encoding site-specific integrase, whose translation MLRNALNRAIREELPTRNVALLVDMPKVSQDKRKPWNAHEAITFLRAVRAHRLYAACVLVLVLGLRRSEVLGLRWQDIDFEAGQFTPVKQVQRVKGVGLVLKDLKTESSQAVLPLPEFCARALEERRELQQLEQKLAGDHWAQEPDHDLIFSSEHGGMIDPVGFSRTFDRLVKRADIRRITVRLARHTCGTLLAFLKVHPKVAQAILRHSQISMTMDVYTHVVGDSEREAVGMLAELLEDPLIG comes from the coding sequence GTGCTACGGAACGCCCTCAACCGAGCCATCCGCGAGGAGCTGCCCACGCGCAACGTCGCCCTCCTGGTCGACATGCCCAAGGTGAGCCAGGACAAGAGGAAGCCCTGGAACGCGCATGAGGCGATCACGTTCCTCCGTGCCGTTCGCGCGCACCGTCTCTACGCGGCCTGCGTCCTCGTCCTGGTCCTCGGCCTCCGCCGCAGTGAGGTCCTCGGCCTGCGCTGGCAAGACATCGACTTCGAGGCGGGCCAGTTCACCCCGGTCAAGCAGGTGCAGCGCGTGAAGGGCGTCGGCCTGGTCCTCAAGGACCTCAAGACCGAGTCGTCACAGGCGGTACTCCCGCTCCCGGAGTTCTGCGCCCGTGCCCTGGAGGAACGCCGGGAACTCCAGCAGCTCGAACAGAAGCTCGCTGGGGACCACTGGGCCCAGGAGCCGGACCATGACCTGATCTTCTCCTCCGAGCACGGCGGCATGATCGACCCCGTCGGCTTCTCCCGGACCTTCGACCGGCTCGTCAAGCGGGCCGACATCCGCCGCATCACAGTCCGTCTCGCCCGGCACACCTGCGGGACCCTCCTCGCCTTCCTAAAGGTGCACCCCAAGGTCGCTCAGGCGATCCTCCGACACAGCCAGATCAGCATGACCATGGATGTCTACACGCATGTGGTGGGCGACAGCGAGCGGGAAGCGGTCGGCATGCTCGCCGAGCTTCTGGAAGATCCACTCATCGGCTGA
- a CDS encoding DUF3566 domain-containing protein — MSGATGAGPSGTSKGTDTDDGGRGSAARAADPHTTNLKAIKSPAKDSPSSDTHGSQGGTVTDTRGPQTQQHTAGAGPSASGAQPQPEPAAQEKGTAAQTASPLPGERQAQQQAGPYHPPQAYPAQPAAAGAGAGAAAGAVRRPRTGARTTPRVRKARLRVAKADPWSVMKVSFLLSIALGICTIVASAVLWMVMDAMGVFSTVGGTISEATGSNESNGFDLQAFLSLPNVLMFTSVIAVIDVVLATALATLGAFIYNLSAGFVGGVELTLAEDE, encoded by the coding sequence GTGAGCGGAGCCACGGGCGCCGGACCGAGCGGTACCTCGAAGGGTACGGACACGGACGACGGCGGCCGTGGCTCCGCCGCGCGTGCGGCGGACCCGCACACGACCAACCTGAAGGCGATCAAGTCCCCGGCCAAGGACTCGCCCTCGTCTGACACGCATGGATCACAGGGGGGAACTGTGACGGACACCAGAGGTCCGCAGACCCAGCAGCACACCGCTGGAGCGGGCCCGTCCGCATCCGGCGCCCAGCCGCAGCCCGAGCCGGCCGCGCAGGAGAAGGGCACCGCCGCGCAGACGGCCTCCCCACTGCCGGGGGAACGGCAGGCACAGCAGCAGGCCGGGCCGTACCACCCGCCGCAGGCCTACCCGGCGCAGCCGGCGGCGGCCGGTGCCGGGGCCGGTGCTGCCGCCGGTGCCGTACGGCGCCCCCGGACAGGCGCCCGCACCACGCCGCGCGTCCGCAAGGCCCGCCTGCGCGTGGCCAAGGCCGACCCGTGGTCGGTGATGAAGGTCAGCTTCCTGCTCTCCATCGCCCTGGGCATCTGCACGATCGTGGCGTCCGCCGTGCTGTGGATGGTGATGGACGCGATGGGCGTCTTCTCCACGGTCGGCGGCACGATCTCCGAGGCGACCGGCTCCAACGAGTCGAACGGCTTCGACCTCCAGGCCTTCCTGTCGCTGCCCAACGTCCTGATGTTCACGTCGGTCATCGCGGTCATCGACGTCGTCCTGGCGACGGCCCTCGCGACGCTCGGCGCGTTCATCTACAACCTGTCCGCGGGCTTCGTGGGCGGTGTGGAGCTGACGCTCGCCGAGGACGAGTAG
- a CDS encoding DLW-39 family protein — translation MKKLLLVALAAIGGLLVYRQIQADRAEQDLWTEATDSVPTGS, via the coding sequence GTGAAGAAGCTTCTCCTGGTCGCACTGGCCGCCATCGGCGGGCTCCTCGTGTACCGCCAGATCCAGGCGGATCGCGCCGAGCAGGATCTGTGGACGGAGGCGACTGACTCCGTGCCCACGGGTTCGTGA
- a CDS encoding DUF6344 domain-containing protein produces the protein MARNKVMKLWTAIVTACLALCTALGFVTTTAAAAVPQTEQKRNSALIPQQRTAPATAPWSLSCARALPPTMKQRIRAEAHGKSPSCRHRPLADTTASPTADYIDDGTDADGDPADHLTPLQR, from the coding sequence ATGGCCCGGAACAAGGTCATGAAGCTGTGGACCGCCATCGTCACCGCCTGCCTCGCGCTGTGCACGGCGCTCGGATTCGTCACGACGACCGCCGCCGCGGCGGTACCGCAGACCGAGCAGAAGCGCAACAGCGCGCTGATCCCGCAGCAGCGGACGGCGCCGGCGACGGCCCCCTGGTCCTTGTCCTGCGCCAGGGCCCTGCCCCCCACGATGAAACAGCGCATCCGCGCCGAGGCCCACGGCAAGTCCCCCAGCTGCCGCCACCGCCCGCTCGCGGACACGACGGCATCGCCCACCGCCGACTACATCGACGACGGCACCGACGCCGATGGCGACCCAGCGGACCATCTCACTCCGCTACAGCGCTGA
- a CDS encoding SPW repeat protein yields the protein MATQPRSDMETHPDIVAMRNRHEMAERFATTPRAQAVEAMALITGLYLAASPWIAGFNDFSTLAVNNLITGIAYALLMSGGFGRAYERSHSMAWGACVLSVWTIFAPWVVAGDVSTTRTIVNNIIVGVIALMLALMAAAAARPVDQSSGDRSSARR from the coding sequence ATGGCGACGCAACCCCGGTCAGACATGGAAACCCATCCCGACATCGTCGCAATGCGCAATCGACACGAGATGGCCGAACGCTTCGCGACCACCCCGAGGGCGCAAGCCGTCGAGGCCATGGCCCTGATCACAGGGCTCTACCTCGCAGCCTCACCGTGGATCGCGGGATTCAACGACTTTTCCACCCTGGCGGTCAACAACCTGATCACCGGTATCGCCTACGCCCTCCTCATGAGCGGTGGCTTCGGCCGGGCGTACGAGCGTTCGCACAGCATGGCGTGGGGTGCTTGCGTGCTGAGCGTGTGGACGATCTTTGCGCCGTGGGTTGTGGCAGGTGACGTCAGCACCACCAGGACCATAGTCAACAACATCATCGTCGGCGTGATCGCCCTGATGCTGGCCCTCATGGCCGCCGCAGCTGCCCGCCCGGTGGATCAGTCGTCCGGCGACCGCTCTTCTGCGCGTAGGTGA
- a CDS encoding DUF5324 family protein, whose amino-acid sequence MTRIDSVRAATGSAKDSVLHAAEVVAPYADTAKDRAAHYAHEARVRLAPKVTQAAGQARVQYGAHVQPYLEQARTHVPPKVDQAAHEAAVRTRKAARQAAQYSRPRLEQAMATAVPVTSEAAARSVAAMAALRGQVSSKEVQRLIRKQERRAKAGRAMKTLVVVGALAGGAFAVWKWWDKQANPDWLVEPPAATEVPESGRLTSVDGSGESVLDPEVEAKQAEDEASRRDDRS is encoded by the coding sequence GTGACCCGCATCGACAGCGTGCGCGCCGCGACTGGTTCGGCGAAGGACAGCGTGCTGCACGCCGCGGAAGTGGTGGCGCCCTACGCCGACACGGCCAAGGACAGGGCCGCGCACTACGCACACGAGGCACGCGTACGGCTAGCGCCCAAGGTGACGCAGGCCGCCGGGCAGGCGCGCGTCCAGTACGGCGCTCATGTACAGCCGTATCTGGAGCAGGCCCGTACCCACGTGCCGCCGAAGGTCGACCAGGCCGCCCACGAGGCCGCCGTCCGCACGCGCAAGGCCGCCCGGCAGGCGGCGCAGTACTCCAGGCCGAGGCTCGAGCAGGCGATGGCCACGGCCGTGCCCGTCACGAGCGAGGCCGCCGCCCGGAGTGTGGCCGCGATGGCCGCGCTGCGCGGTCAGGTCTCGTCGAAGGAGGTCCAGAGGCTGATCCGCAAGCAGGAGCGGCGGGCGAAGGCCGGCCGGGCCATGAAGACGCTGGTCGTTGTGGGTGCCCTCGCGGGCGGCGCCTTCGCGGTCTGGAAGTGGTGGGACAAGCAGGCCAACCCGGACTGGCTGGTGGAGCCGCCCGCCGCGACGGAGGTTCCCGAGTCGGGCCGCCTGACCTCTGTGGACGGCAGCGGTGAGTCCGTTCTGGACCCGGAGGTCGAGGCGAAGCAGGCCGAGGACGAGGCCTCCCGGCGCGACGACCGTTCCTGA
- a CDS encoding DNA-binding protein encodes MDAAQQEATARARELQRNWYGEPLGALFRRLIDDLGLNQARLAGVLGLSAPMLSQLMSGQRAKIGNPAVVQRVQLLQDLAGQVADGSVSAAEATERMEEIKKSQGGSVLSNTTQTTSSSGAPTVKRVVREIQSLLRSVAAAGDIIDAAETLAPTHPELAEFLRVYGAGRTSDAVAHYQSHQS; translated from the coding sequence ATGGACGCCGCACAGCAGGAAGCCACCGCAAGAGCGCGGGAACTGCAGCGGAACTGGTACGGGGAGCCGCTGGGGGCGCTCTTCCGTAGGCTCATCGACGATCTTGGGCTCAACCAGGCTCGTCTCGCGGGGGTTCTGGGACTGTCCGCGCCGATGCTGTCGCAGCTGATGAGCGGCCAGCGGGCGAAGATCGGCAACCCGGCTGTGGTGCAGCGCGTGCAGCTGCTCCAGGACCTGGCGGGGCAGGTCGCGGACGGCAGCGTGAGCGCGGCCGAGGCCACCGAGCGCATGGAGGAGATCAAGAAGTCACAGGGGGGCTCGGTGCTCAGCAACACCACACAGACGACGAGCAGTTCGGGGGCTCCCACGGTCAAACGCGTCGTCCGGGAGATCCAGTCGCTGCTGCGCTCGGTCGCGGCGGCCGGTGACATCATCGACGCCGCGGAGACGCTCGCCCCGACCCACCCGGAACTGGCGGAGTTCCTCCGGGTGTACGGCGCCGGCCGCACCTCGGACGCGGTCGCGCACTACCAGTCCCACCAGAGCTGA
- the gyrA gene encoding DNA gyrase subunit A, which produces MTDENTPVTSPEGDALAMRVEPVGLETEMQRSYLDYAMSVIVSRALPDVRDGLKPVHRRVLYAMYDGGYRPERGFYKCARVVGDVMGNYHPHGDSSIYDALVRLAQSWSMRMPLVDSNGNFGSPGNDPAAAMRYTECKMAPLSMEMVRDIDEETVDFTDNYDGRSQEPTVLPARFPNLLINGSAGIAVGMATNIPPHNLREVAAGAQWYLENPEASHEELLDALIERIKGPDFPTGALVVGRRGIEEAYRTGRGSITMRAVVEVEEIQNRQCLVVTELPYQVNPDNLAQKIADLVKDGKIGGIADVRDETSSRTGQRLVIVLKRDAVAKVVLNNLYKHTDLQTNFGANMLALVDGVPRTLSLDAFIRHWVTHQIEVIVRRTRFRLRKAEERAHILRGLLKALDAIDEVIALIRRSDTVEIARGGLMSLLEIDEIQANAILEMQLRRLAALERQKIVQEHDELQAKINEYNEILASPVRQRGIVSAELAAIVEKYGDDRKTKLIPYEGDMSIEDLIAEEDIVVTVTRGGYIKRTKTDDYRAQKRGGKGVRGTKLKEDDIVDHFFVSTTHHWLLFFTNKGRVYRVKGYELPDAGRDARGQHVANLLAFQPDEAIAEILAIRDYQAVSYLVLATKAGLVKKTPLKDYDSPRSGGVIAINLRSMEDGSDDELIGAELVSSDDDLLLISKKAQSIRFTASDETLRPMGRATSGVKGMSFREGDELLSMNVVRPGTFVFTATDGGYAKRTAVDEYRVQGRGGLGIKAAKIVEDRGSLVGALVVEETDEILAITLGGGVIRTRVNEIRETGRDTMGVQLINLGKRDAVVGIARNAEAGREAEEVDGDVVVDETAEGGATTGTDEGEAPSAE; this is translated from the coding sequence ATGACCGACGAGAACACTCCCGTGACGTCGCCCGAGGGTGACGCCCTGGCCATGCGCGTCGAGCCCGTCGGGCTCGAGACCGAGATGCAGCGCTCGTATCTGGACTACGCGATGTCCGTCATCGTCTCGCGTGCGCTGCCGGACGTCCGCGACGGCCTCAAGCCCGTCCACCGCCGCGTGCTGTACGCCATGTACGACGGCGGTTACCGCCCCGAGCGCGGCTTCTACAAGTGCGCCCGCGTCGTCGGCGACGTCATGGGCAACTACCACCCGCACGGCGACTCCTCCATCTACGACGCGCTCGTGCGTCTCGCCCAGTCGTGGTCGATGCGCATGCCGCTGGTCGACTCCAACGGCAACTTCGGCTCCCCGGGCAACGACCCGGCGGCAGCGATGCGGTACACCGAGTGCAAGATGGCGCCGCTGTCGATGGAGATGGTCCGTGACATCGACGAGGAGACCGTCGACTTCACGGACAACTACGACGGCCGCTCCCAGGAGCCGACCGTCCTGCCGGCCCGCTTCCCGAACCTGCTGATCAACGGCTCGGCCGGCATCGCGGTCGGCATGGCGACCAACATCCCGCCGCACAACCTGCGCGAGGTCGCCGCCGGCGCCCAGTGGTACCTGGAGAACCCCGAGGCCTCCCACGAGGAGCTCCTGGACGCGCTGATCGAGCGCATCAAGGGCCCGGACTTCCCGACCGGCGCGCTCGTCGTCGGCCGCCGGGGCATCGAGGAGGCGTACCGCACCGGCCGCGGCTCCATCACCATGCGCGCGGTCGTCGAGGTCGAGGAGATCCAGAACCGCCAGTGCCTGGTGGTCACGGAACTGCCGTACCAGGTCAACCCGGACAACCTCGCTCAGAAGATTGCCGACCTGGTCAAGGACGGCAAGATCGGTGGCATCGCGGACGTCCGCGACGAGACGTCCTCCCGCACCGGTCAGCGCCTGGTCATCGTGCTGAAGCGGGACGCGGTCGCAAAGGTCGTGCTGAACAACCTCTACAAGCACACCGACCTCCAGACGAACTTCGGCGCCAACATGCTGGCGCTGGTGGACGGCGTGCCGCGCACGCTCTCGCTCGACGCGTTCATCCGCCACTGGGTGACGCACCAGATCGAGGTCATCGTCCGCCGTACGCGCTTCCGGCTGCGCAAGGCCGAGGAGCGCGCGCACATCCTGCGCGGTCTGCTCAAGGCCCTGGACGCCATCGACGAGGTCATCGCGCTGATCCGGCGCAGCGACACCGTCGAGATCGCGCGCGGGGGGCTGATGAGCCTGCTGGAGATCGACGAGATCCAGGCCAACGCCATCCTCGAGATGCAGCTGCGCCGACTGGCCGCCCTGGAGCGCCAGAAGATCGTCCAGGAGCACGACGAACTCCAGGCGAAGATCAACGAGTACAACGAGATCCTCGCCTCCCCGGTCCGTCAGCGGGGCATCGTCAGCGCGGAGCTGGCCGCGATCGTCGAGAAGTACGGCGACGACCGCAAGACCAAGCTGATCCCGTACGAGGGCGACATGTCCATCGAGGACCTGATCGCCGAGGAGGACATCGTCGTCACGGTCACCCGGGGCGGCTACATCAAGCGCACCAAGACCGACGACTACCGCGCCCAGAAGCGCGGCGGCAAGGGCGTCCGCGGCACGAAGCTCAAGGAAGACGACATCGTCGACCACTTCTTCGTGTCCACGACGCACCACTGGCTGCTGTTCTTCACCAACAAGGGCCGTGTCTACCGCGTCAAGGGCTACGAGCTGCCCGACGCCGGCCGGGACGCGCGCGGTCAGCACGTGGCGAACCTGCTCGCCTTCCAGCCCGACGAGGCGATCGCCGAGATCCTGGCGATCCGCGACTACCAGGCGGTTTCGTATCTCGTCCTCGCCACCAAGGCCGGACTTGTGAAGAAGACGCCTCTGAAGGATTACGATTCGCCGCGTTCCGGCGGTGTGATCGCGATCAATCTCCGGTCGATGGAGGACGGTTCGGATGACGAACTGATCGGTGCCGAACTCGTCTCGTCCGACGACGATCTGCTTCTGATCAGCAAGAAGGCTCAGTCGATCAGGTTCACCGCCTCCGACGAAACCCTCCGCCCCATGGGCCGCGCCACCTCCGGTGTCAAGGGCATGAGCTTCCGCGAGGGTGACGAGCTGCTCTCGATGAATGTTGTTCGACCCGGTACGTTCGTGTTCACTGCCACCGACGGCGGGTACGCGAAGCGGACCGCCGTCGACGAGTACCGCGTCCAGGGTCGCGGCGGCCTCGGCATCAAGGCCGCCAAGATCGTCGAGGATCGCGGTTCCCTCGTCGGCGCGCTGGTGGTCGAGGAGACCGACGAGATCCTCGCCATCACGCTGGGCGGCGGTGTGATTCGTACGCGAGTCAACGAGATCAGGGAAACCGGCCGTGACACCATGGGCGTCCAACTGATCAATCTGGGCAAGCGCGATGCCGTCGTCGGCATCGCACGCAACGCCGAGGCGGGACGCGAGGCGGAGGAGGTCGACGGCGACGTGGTCGTCGACGAGACCGCCGAAGGTGGCGCGACCACCGGCACGGACGAGGGTGAGGCGCCCTCGGCCGAGTAG